In Macrobrachium nipponense isolate FS-2020 chromosome 15, ASM1510439v2, whole genome shotgun sequence, a single genomic region encodes these proteins:
- the LOC135226743 gene encoding uncharacterized protein LOC135226743, whose protein sequence is MTDGGHQFTSSEFKKFSGRWGCSTCDVTPHYPQSNGHAEAAVKKVKHFIRKVAPSGNIDTEDFDRGLLEIRNTPNYAGRSPAQILYGQALRSCVPAQHHHSSRNGKQKKAEEYDRRVASCSQAAKIR, encoded by the exons ATGACAGATGGTGGACATCAGTTCACCAGCTCTGAATTCAAAAAATTTTCTGGCAGATGGGGGTGTTCAACATGTGATGTCACACCCCACTATCCCCAAAGCAATGGCCATGCTGAAGCAGCTGTAAAGAAGGTCAAACATTTTATCCGAAAGGTAGCACCTTCTGGGAATATCGACACCGAAGACTTTGACAGAGGATTGTTGGAGATACGGAATACTCCTAACTATGCTGGCCGTTCTCCAGCACAGATATTATATGGCCAAGCCCTCCGATCATGTGTCCCAGCCCAGCATCATCATTCAAGCAGGAATGGCAAGCAAAAGAAAGCAGAAGAATACGACCGTCGTGTAGCATCATGTTCTCAAGCAGCCAAAATACG gtga